GTGATTATCTAAATTGTATGCACTGTGTGCTCTGTCACGGGACATGTTGCAACATAAGCAGCAAAGACTTGTGCAAACTTGGCTCTCAAACTGCTGAAGTTATCACAACTGGCTTAGTGCTCACGAAACTCACCATTCCAGCAAGAACTTTGCCAAACACAACGTGCTTGCCATCTAGCCAATTGGTCTTCTTGCAAGTGATGAAGAACTGTGACCCATTAGTGTCCTTTCCAGCATTGGCCATTGAGAGCCAGCCAGCACCATAATGCTTGAGCTTGAAGTTCTCGTCGGCGAATCGATCTCCATAGATGCTACGTCCTACAAATTAAGCAAAAAGAGCAATTCTAGGATGTATACATAACATGTCTAAGTGGCAAAGCCCCCCTAAGAAAACATGCTTAAAGTGCTATAAATAAAAATATCGAGAAAGACTAGATTGATACAGATCACAAATATGGAATACAATATTCACTACTGCTGAGAGACAATAAAGGTTCCAAATATCTGAGATATGGCAATTAACATTACTTTGATAATTCTAATATTTTCACATAGCAGCTGTGATTATATTTTTTGTCTCTACCCTCCAGCACACTAAGCTGCTTTTTAAACTACTGAAGAAATGATTTTCCATTTCTCCGATACCCCCATATTGTTAGCTTCAAGTTGTTCTTTGTAGCAGCTTGGTAATTCAACAGCACACTAAAGAATATaccatatacttttttttttaattatgaggttttacatgcaaaaaccacaattatgaggcatgccctaGTCGGGTACTccacggattaattttgaccatcccAGATCGTGCACTTAATGCATGGGACCATgggtgttattgcatttcgcccccatccagaTGCCGTCAGAATTTGACACCACgacctcaggcttagcagcgcaacaagccACTGTGCCACCACAGCAGGTGCCATAGTTTACAATTAAGCactgtgaaaatggttgcaattAAGAGCATTTTTCTAGAGACCATGGCAACTCCAATCTCACCTCCAGTGCCATTTCCTTTAGTAAAGTCACCACCTTGCAGCATGAAGTCTGGAATAACACGGTGGAACTTGCTGCCCTTGTAGCCAACAAGGCCACCATCTTTTGATTTCtacaaagtgaaagaaaaaagtaGTGAAGTTTAAAGACATGCACACTTTATTAGCAGCATTAGCTGAGCTCACCTCTGTCAGGTGCTTTTGGCATAGTTCCTTGAAGTTCTGGACAGTTTTGGGCACAACCTTGCCAAACAGACCAATTTCTATACGACCGGCCGGTTTGCCTCCAATCTCAATGTCGAAGAAAACCTAAAATAAAAATACCGACGTGGCGTGAATTGGGCTGGccaaaggagggggggggaggcacagTGGGCGCGTGCCCCCTCTCCACGAAATTCCGCCCAGCTTCCCCTCTCACCCCCTCCCCGTCTTCGGTCAAGTCAGCGTTGGTTAAGTCAAAGGAGGCATCGGTAAGTGCGTCTACCTCTCCTCCACGCCCACCCCtccaaaagaaaaaacaaagatgaaaaaaaagtctggctacgccactggagcCAATTCAGCTATAAATTTTATCGCCGAACAAAACTTGGGTGCTTCAGAAGACGTACTACGTGTTAAGTGAAGCATCACTGCGAAACGCACTGCATCAAATTCGGCACCGCAGGCGCGTTTACAGGTCAGCAGCATCCGCTTCCAAGGGAACAGCCACATAATCTGCATGCGACGCAACGGATCTCACCTTGTCGGTAACTTCCACCGTCGACATTATGAGGAGTTTCCTACAGCAAAACGTGCAAGCAGAGTGTTCTACCAGGAGAGCTTGCGGCCGTCGGGAACACTGACGAAGAGGGCGACTGACCTAGCTGGCAGCCTCTTTCATACGACCAAACGGCGGCTGATGCCGGGCGCACAAaaagagtaaaaaagaaagaaggaaatattaGGCGGCGTTCCGTGGAGCTCTTTGATTCGTTGATTGGCTAAGTGTGCGCGCGTGCAGACGTGGATGATGGCTGTCGATACTGCTATCACAGAAACGCATCAAGCGGCCGTTGTGCGCGCGGGAACGCCAATGTATCAAGTCCACAaacgagaaaaagagagagagagagagaaagtagcCTTGTCGCACGTCCACTTTCCTTGCGTGTCCAAAGGCGCGTAACCGCTGTACTCACGTGCATTCAAAATGTTCAATGCGTGTTTTAAATACAGAACATACGGTGTGCTTTACGTTTAATGTATTATTATTGTATTGTTACTATCCGCGCGTAGAATATTCGCACTCTGGCGTATTTAATATGACCAACTCTATGCGTATTCACGATAATAGTTAGTGTCGACGGGCCAGCAAAATCTACTTGATCTCTCTTGCTGGACTGTCGCAGACACACCGCGCTTACGTTTCTAATGGTGGTCGATacgacttcgttataacgagttTCGACTACATATATGAAGGTTCGATCGACTGCACGGCAAGTCTTTCAGTCTTTTCTGAAAACAAGCATTTCAGAAAAagatgcaaaaagaaaaggcattaTTTATATCAGAGAACTTCCGAATCCTCCATCTCGAAGGCGAGTATTCTGCAGAATCAGTTTTCTCAGCAACTACCGCAGTTCTGCTGCATCTGAAAGAAGGAAAGTTAAAATCCGGTGATTGCAGTATAGAAGCGGGTTCTTTTTATTTAATCCGTCAATTGTTTTATAAAAATTCATGTGttgcaaaataaaagaaatatgcgATGATCGATTTTACAACTGCAGTGCAGCTAAGCAATAAAAAACAACAACGATAATACAATTCAGAATATTGGAAACGTCTAGCAGTATTAATATTCTGGTTACGTAGAACATATGGATGAACACGATTCTGAAATTGCTAAATTCCTACAGTGAAAGATGTCGACGTTGAGCGTTAtcggaaaaaaaagagaattgtACTTGCAGTTTGGTTTATGTCAATGAAGATACGTTACAATGAAGTTGTGTATATCTTTGTGCATAGGTATATAGGAAGGGAGCCAGAATAAGAATGCACACGGTCTGCGGCAGTATTttaaacaagttttttttttttttaacgtgttcTGGACGTGTCGCTATCGACGTTATTGATATAGGGGAACTAATTTCTGTCTTGCCGAGTGCTGACCTCGTCGAAGAAAGAGTAAGGGGTAGAACGTACGTTGCAAAGCACGATGCGGGAATAAAATGTTGCGTACGCGGTGGACCTGTCGCTCGGGCACGCCGATACGAGTTTGTGCGCTTGTGTTTTCCTAGGAAGGCCGCAATGACGCGAGTGCCGGGAGCCCCAGCTGCATTGGGTCCTCAGCCACCACTTCCGAAGGGAATCTCGACGCTTCGAGCAAGTTACCCCACAGCATGGTCACCCTCAGGTCTGATCTCCCGGTAGCGGGTGAgtctgttacgtctcaacacggcaAAGGGCATTCCTTACGTGCTTCCCACGAGGcacgtctctcttttttttttcgccagtgcCCGTCCAGACGTCGACGCAGCCCTGGCGCCGCGGCCGTTGAAGGGTCAGCAAAGAAACGACCACCGGATTCTGTAGACGCGGTGACAACCGCGAAGGGTCGCACCGTCGCTGCAAGCTGACCGTCACCGAGATCCCACTAATTTATGTAAAAGCCAACGTCGCGGACTACCGCGAGAACTGCATCGACTTGTTTCCCAGATTGCCACGTGGCTGCCTCGTATGCGGGTGCGAGTGTGCAACATTGAAGGCGAAGTCCGGCAGAACGGTGCGACGTCAGGGGAGAGATTTTGCGAGTTGTTCTACGATTATGATTGACCGAGATACAGTcgtcagattccctagtctataATCTCCAAGCCGGGGGAGGGGGCTACCGCGGGCTtcacctcgccccccccccccccacccccgaaaATTTTCCGGCTTGCGCCCGGCTCCTTTATGCCAGGCACGTCTCCCGTGAACGAAGGCACATATCCTTCGAACACCGTCCCTAGACGAAGTACAGGATGGTACACACCTTCAGGCAGACAAAGGGCTTGCTCAAGGTTATAGTTATATTATTATGCACCAAGAATGGGAAACTTAACAGGAAATAATGGAACTTTAGCTTCCCTCCTCCGAAAAAATATATCCTGGCTACGCACCTGTCTCCTAGGTAAGACTGTTTCAAAAGCGGACACCTTCGGTGCAGTGTGAGGGCCGTTGTGAGCTCAGTTAACATGCGCTCCTACATGTAATGTGCTTCCATATCTGGAGCCACTGTAAaatatgtaaaataaaccctcttcccttctctcctACTCCCGGACGTACTCATCCCCGTGGCTGGAGAAATCCTGGCCTAAACGCTACCCCGAGTGCAACACAATCAATTATATATAGGTATAAGCACAAAACCAATGTCGCCATAGCCCagccctggctacgccactgtgcaGCGCTATACTTTTGCATAGCCGacgcggctatggcgttgcgctactaagcacgaggtcacgggttcgattcccTGCCGCCGTGGCTGCATTGCGTTAGGGCCGAAATGGAAGAATGCTCGTGTACTtcaatttaggtgcaccttaCAAAAAACCCCAGATGGTCATAATTAATTGGGCATCTCCCACTACCGCATGCCTCAATCAAATCTGGTTCTAGTGTGTAAAACCACAAAATTTACTTTTGCATATTTCCAAGGAGACTTTAGACCTGTTCAACAGTCAGTATAGACAATACACTAATATTTAACAATCTGATAAATCTGGAGTTGATTGCATGTTGTAGTGGTAGCTTCCGAGCTTGGCACTTGTAGGCCCAGCCCATCTGTTAATTCAAGAAAGAAGTTCTTCTAAAGCAATGAAATTAAAAATAAGGCCTCTGTCTTCATGAAGCACACCTCATGACTATCATTTGTCAGTTTATGGTGACACAAAGACACAGCAGGAATTTGCTGTGGCCCAGTATTAGCACATGGCCCAGTATTATGCACCACAAAAGCAACAGAATGTTGGTAGAAGAGCCATGGTTGTCTCTACCAGCCAACTCCACTCCACCAGATAGCATTGACACCATTGATACATAGTACTCCTACTGCTAAGGTTACAAGACTTGCACAGAGCAGTGACATTACTAGTTGTGCAGTTGTATAGCATGACATTACCACCACCATCACAGTTAAACCTATGCACACCTTCACGTTTGTCAACATGCATGGAAACTGACCCACACCGACATGGCCCCTTACACTGTATGAAACACAGCCAGACTACTCATACACAATGTAGCCATTTTATTTAAATTGTGTTTTAAGAAAAACTGGAAGCCACCTGAGCAAAGTCTGCACTTAATGAGCCTGTGAGCATATGGAATCATTCTGAAATGGGGATCGCCAATGTCAAAGTAAAAGTACCTTTGGGTAATGGTAAAGAAAAATAAGAGTGGATAAATGTCCATGAGATGATGGAGCACTCTCTCTTCGTGACCTTTATTCTCCCTAGTCAGTAGCGTCAGCACAAGCTGTGGGGAAAGGAGCTTCCACGGAGAGCACACCGCAGTCAGCAATAACAACATCTTTCGATGGTTTGTCCTTGCTGTCTGTGGGAATCTTCTCCACCTTGCGCACAACATCCTGTTGACATGGTAAGAGAAGGGAATACAGAGTAGGTAATCATTAGCTCACAGGGGAAGTGCACGCAAATGATGAATAGCGTGCAGAAGCTCATAAGCCTGTCTCGGAAGTGTCACTTAGCACAGTGCTAACACCAAAATGCTCTGCAGAGATTGTTCTTCAATAAAATTGAAGAACAATCTCTGAATTGAAGTGGGCAACATGAGTACAGCTCATACTCTTGCTCGTGGATCTTCTAACAAATTGTCAAAAATGCAGACCATGCTAGCTACACACTTCTGAAAAGTTAAATTTCACTACAACCAGAGGGTGCTTGCTGCTGTCCAGTCCCAAACATTGTGGGGTTCATCAAGATACTCTTGTGTGTGTAAAAAGTGCATTGTTACAATTAAGCCTACCCTGTTACAGAGCCTTCAGAAAAGATACCAAACTTTCCAAGTTACAACAAAAATGCAATTCACATATTTTGACAAGGCAGCATTCCCTGCCCATATATGATATACTACATGTACGAAAGTAAAACAAAAGTGTCCATTTGGAAAGCTGCTTCCAAAGACACTTCATGGAATTTTGTAAATGGTCAATTGCAACAATTCTATAATGTAACTGGAATGTGTGCATAGCACTAACATTTCAAGGAACAGACAAGTTTGGCTTTTGTATGTTGTGCCAGCACTAAACTATTTTTTAATACCAATAGCCTTTAGCAATGATAAAGTTGTGCGGTTTTGTAGCAAGGCACTTGAACAGATGCCCTTGGGCATTTACTGAGTTCACATGAGATGCACACTTCATGTACAGGAAAAGCAGCATGCAGGTAAGAGATAGCCAAAGTGATTTATCAAAATTTTATGCAGTGTCACAAGAATTATGACAATGCAAGCAGCGAAGATTTGCTGGAGCAAACTTGGCACTCAAACAGCCGAGGCGATCACAAACTGCTAAGTGCTGTCAATTAAACTCACCATTCCAGCAAGAACTTTGCCAAACACAACATGCTTGCCATCTAGCCAAGTGGTCTTCTTGCATGTGATGAAGAACTGCGACCCATTAGTGTCCTTTCCAGCATTGGCCATTGAGAGCCAGCCAGCACCATAATGCTTGAGCTTGAAGTTCTCGTCGGGGAATTCATCTCCATAGATGCTACGTCCTATAAAATTAAGCAATAACGATTTTAGGATGCATAAATAACATGTTGAAGTGGTAAAGCCGAGATGCAAATGTGCTTAAAGTGCTCTAAATAAAAATAGTGAAGAAGACTA
This Dermacentor albipictus isolate Rhodes 1998 colony chromosome 1, USDA_Dalb.pri_finalv2, whole genome shotgun sequence DNA region includes the following protein-coding sequences:
- the LOC135921297 gene encoding peptidyl-prolyl cis-trans isomerase B-like; amino-acid sequence: MSTVEVTDKVFFDIEIGGKPAGRIEIGLFGKVVPKTVQNFKELCQKHLTEKSKDGGLVGYKGSKFHRVIPDFMLQGGDFTKGNGTGGRSIYGDRFADENFKLKHYGAGWLSMANAGKDTNGSQFFITCKKTNWLDGKHVVFGKVLAGMDVVRKVEKVTTDSKDRPTKDVVIVDSGVLTVEAPFPTACTAATE
- the LOC135921330 gene encoding peptidyl-prolyl cis-trans isomerase B-like, with product MAEGKGPEVTDKVYFDIQIGGKPAGRIEIGLFGKVVPKTVKNFKELCQKHLTEKSKDGSLVGYKGSKFHRVIPEFMLQGGDFTDGDGTGGRSIYGDEFPDENFKLKHYGAGWLSMANAGKDTNGSQFFITCKKTTWLDGKHVVFGKVLAGMDVVRKVEKIPTDSKDKPSKDVVIADCGVLSVEAPFPTACADATD